In Streptomyces sp. NBC_00091, the following proteins share a genomic window:
- the paaC gene encoding 1,2-phenylacetyl-CoA epoxidase subunit PaaC — MTETRTAAALALGDDALILSHRLGEWAGHAPVLEEEVALANIALDLLGQARVLLSLAGDEDELAFLREERSFRNLQLVEQPNGDFAHTIARQLYFSFYQHELYTVLAAGDGPFAPLAAKAVKETAYHRDHAEQWTLRLGDGTEESRARMRAGLDALWKFTGEMFLPVEGLDLDQAALEALEARWLAAVGGVLERAGLALPEGPRTGAWAAGAGRQGLHTEPFGRLLAEMQHLHRSHPGASW, encoded by the coding sequence ATGACCGAAACCCGGACCGCGGCCGCCCTGGCCCTCGGCGACGACGCGCTGATCCTCTCCCACCGCCTCGGCGAGTGGGCGGGCCACGCCCCCGTCCTGGAGGAGGAGGTCGCCCTGGCCAACATCGCCCTCGACCTGCTCGGACAGGCCCGCGTCCTGCTGTCCCTGGCGGGCGACGAGGACGAGCTGGCCTTCCTGCGCGAGGAGCGCTCCTTCCGCAACCTCCAGCTGGTCGAGCAGCCCAACGGCGACTTCGCCCACACCATCGCCCGGCAGCTCTACTTCTCCTTCTACCAGCACGAGCTGTACACGGTGCTGGCCGCCGGGGACGGCCCGTTCGCCCCGCTCGCGGCCAAGGCCGTGAAGGAGACCGCCTACCACCGGGACCACGCCGAGCAGTGGACGCTGCGGCTCGGCGACGGCACCGAGGAGAGCCGGGCCCGGATGCGCGCCGGGCTGGACGCGCTGTGGAAGTTCACCGGGGAGATGTTCCTGCCCGTCGAGGGCCTGGACCTCGACCAGGCCGCCCTGGAGGCCCTGGAGGCGCGCTGGCTGGCCGCCGTGGGCGGCGTACTGGAGCGGGCGGGGCTCGCACTGCCCGAGGGGCCCCGTACGGGCGCCTGGGCCGCCGGAGCCGGCCGGCAGGGCCTGCACACGGAACCGTTCGGGCGGCTGCTCGCGGAGATGCAGCACCTGCACCGCAGTCATCCCGGAGCGTCGTGGTGA
- a CDS encoding acyl-CoA dehydrogenase family protein: MDFTFTEEQQAAVEAARAVFADVAPDGVPSPALTPGAVADEFDRPLWARLAGSDLLSLVLAEQHGGAGLDTIALCLVLREAAKVLARVPLLEHCATAMAVQAHGSPELTAALLPGAGSGTLVLTAAAHGRTGHDPAELAVTARREGATWLLDGVQTSVAWAHSCDWIAVPAHGGDGAAVLALLPRTTAGLTLADQYSTSGERLAELTLDGVRVPAAHVIDAPGAWDRLHQLLATGTCALALGLGEAVLTMTSQYTGKREQFGFPVATFQAVAVQAADRYIDLRAMEATLWQAAWRLDAATGGAGGPLPSAGDVAVAKIWASEGVRRVVQTAQHLHGGFGADTDYPLHRYHAWAKQLELQLGPAAAHEEALGDLLAAHPLG; encoded by the coding sequence GTGGACTTCACCTTCACCGAGGAACAACAGGCCGCCGTCGAGGCCGCCAGGGCCGTCTTCGCCGATGTCGCCCCCGACGGCGTCCCCAGCCCCGCGCTCACGCCCGGGGCCGTCGCGGACGAGTTCGACCGGCCCCTGTGGGCCAGGCTCGCCGGCTCCGACCTGCTGAGCCTCGTCCTCGCCGAGCAGCACGGCGGGGCCGGCCTCGACACCATCGCCCTGTGCCTGGTGCTGCGCGAGGCGGCGAAGGTCCTGGCCCGGGTGCCGCTCCTGGAGCACTGTGCCACCGCAATGGCCGTACAGGCCCACGGCAGCCCCGAGCTGACCGCCGCCCTGCTGCCCGGCGCCGGAAGCGGCACGCTCGTCCTCACCGCCGCCGCGCACGGCCGCACCGGGCACGATCCCGCCGAACTCGCCGTCACCGCACGCCGCGAGGGCGCCACCTGGCTCCTGGACGGGGTGCAGACCTCCGTCGCCTGGGCGCACAGCTGCGACTGGATCGCCGTACCCGCCCACGGCGGCGACGGCGCGGCCGTCCTCGCGCTCCTCCCCCGCACCACCGCGGGGCTCACTCTCGCCGACCAGTACTCCACCAGCGGCGAGCGGCTCGCCGAACTCACCCTGGACGGGGTCCGGGTTCCCGCCGCCCATGTGATCGACGCCCCCGGCGCCTGGGACCGGCTCCACCAGCTCCTGGCCACCGGGACCTGCGCCCTCGCACTCGGCCTCGGCGAAGCCGTCCTCACGATGACCAGCCAGTACACCGGCAAGCGGGAGCAGTTCGGCTTCCCCGTGGCCACCTTCCAGGCCGTCGCGGTGCAGGCCGCCGACCGCTACATCGACCTGCGCGCCATGGAGGCCACCCTCTGGCAGGCCGCCTGGCGGCTCGACGCCGCGACCGGCGGGGCGGGCGGCCCGCTGCCCAGCGCCGGGGACGTCGCCGTCGCCAAGATCTGGGCCTCCGAGGGCGTACGCCGTGTCGTGCAGACGGCACAGCACCTGCACGGCGGCTTCGGCGCCGACACCGACTACCCGCTGCACCGCTACCACGCCTGGGCCAAACAGCTGGAACTCCAGCTCGGCCCGGCCGCCGCGCACGAGGAGGCACTGGGCGACCTGCTGGCCGCCCACCCCCTCGGCTGA
- a CDS encoding response regulator transcription factor — translation MSAKVIRVVIADDEPLIRAGIRMILTSAPDIEVVAEGANGREAVELALSHAPDVVLLDIQMPVMDGLTALGELGRATPAVRALILTTFGEKENVLRALSQGGAGFLLKDSAPGELIGAVRAAAAGDAYLSPGATRHVVDQLASGPAAGRGEEARRRVAELSERERGVLALLGEGLSNADAGRRLHMSEATVKTYVSRILAKLECENRVQAALLARDAGL, via the coding sequence GTGTCAGCCAAAGTGATCCGAGTGGTGATCGCCGACGACGAGCCGCTGATCCGGGCCGGGATCAGGATGATCCTGACCTCGGCACCGGACATCGAGGTCGTCGCGGAGGGGGCCAACGGCCGGGAGGCCGTCGAGCTGGCCCTGTCCCACGCCCCTGACGTGGTGCTGCTGGACATCCAGATGCCGGTGATGGACGGGCTGACCGCGCTGGGCGAGCTGGGGCGGGCGACGCCCGCCGTGCGGGCGCTGATCCTGACCACCTTCGGGGAGAAGGAGAACGTGCTGCGGGCGCTGAGCCAGGGCGGCGCGGGCTTCCTGCTGAAGGACTCGGCGCCGGGCGAGCTGATCGGCGCGGTACGGGCGGCCGCGGCCGGGGACGCGTACCTCTCGCCCGGGGCGACCCGGCACGTGGTGGACCAGCTGGCGTCCGGCCCGGCCGCGGGACGGGGCGAGGAGGCCCGGCGGCGGGTCGCGGAGCTGAGCGAGCGGGAGCGCGGGGTGCTGGCGCTGCTGGGGGAGGGGCTGTCCAACGCGGACGCCGGGCGCAGGCTGCACATGAGCGAGGCGACGGTGAAGACGTACGTGAGCCGCATCCTGGCGAAGCTGGAGTGCGAGAACCGCGTTCAGGCGGCCCTGCTGGCCAGGGACGCCGGGCTGTAG
- a CDS encoding DUF2252 domain-containing protein: MVAVPGQYAADAGDAAAGWDGVRIPGVEGFAARTVTGSPKEAGKALRLRVPRAAHARFEAPAGRPDAVRAVEESNVGRVAELTPIRVGRMAANPFAFLRGAAGLMAHDLSGGPVTGVGAQICGDAHAANFGLYGDARGRLVIDLNDFDETVFGPWEWDVKRLATSLVLAGRVAGADEDTCRAAARDAVGAYRRTMRLLARLPALDAWNAIADEELVSHTDARDLLGTLERVSEKARNNTSARFAAKSTEMLADGSRRFVDALPVLRRVGDGEAAAVAASLGPYLKTLLGDRLPLLARYAIHDVAFRVVGTGSVGTRSYVVLLLDHRGEPLVLQVKEARPSVLLPHLPALGFHAPAEEHEGRRVVAGQKRMQVVSDILLGWTTVEGRPFQVRQFRNRKGSVDPAALAVDQLDDYGRMTGALLARAHAHSADPRLLAGYCGKNEELDEAVAAFAVAYADRSEADHADLVAAVRSGRVAAEFGV, encoded by the coding sequence ATGGTGGCGGTACCGGGGCAGTACGCGGCGGACGCGGGAGACGCGGCGGCGGGGTGGGACGGCGTGCGGATACCGGGCGTCGAGGGCTTCGCGGCCCGGACCGTGACGGGCTCGCCCAAGGAGGCCGGGAAGGCCCTGCGGCTGCGCGTGCCCCGGGCGGCGCACGCGCGGTTCGAGGCGCCCGCCGGGCGCCCGGACGCCGTGCGCGCGGTGGAGGAGTCCAATGTGGGCCGGGTCGCCGAGCTGACCCCGATACGGGTGGGCCGGATGGCCGCCAACCCCTTCGCCTTCCTGCGCGGGGCGGCCGGACTGATGGCGCACGACCTGTCCGGCGGACCGGTGACCGGGGTGGGCGCGCAGATCTGCGGTGACGCGCACGCGGCCAACTTCGGCCTGTACGGGGACGCCCGCGGCCGGCTCGTCATCGACCTCAACGACTTCGACGAGACCGTCTTCGGCCCCTGGGAATGGGACGTGAAGCGGCTGGCCACCTCCCTGGTGCTGGCCGGGCGCGTGGCGGGCGCCGACGAGGACACCTGCCGGGCGGCGGCGCGGGACGCGGTGGGCGCGTACCGGCGCACCATGCGGCTGCTGGCCAGACTGCCCGCCCTCGACGCGTGGAACGCCATCGCCGACGAGGAGCTGGTCTCCCACACCGACGCCAGGGACCTGCTGGGCACGCTGGAGCGGGTCTCGGAGAAGGCACGGAACAACACCTCCGCCCGGTTCGCGGCCAAGTCGACCGAGATGCTGGCGGACGGAAGCCGGCGCTTCGTGGACGCGCTGCCGGTGCTGCGGCGGGTCGGTGACGGGGAGGCGGCGGCCGTCGCGGCCTCGCTGGGCCCGTACCTGAAGACTTTGCTGGGGGACCGGCTGCCGCTGCTGGCCCGGTACGCGATACACGACGTGGCCTTCCGCGTGGTGGGGACCGGCAGCGTGGGCACCCGCTCGTACGTGGTGCTGCTGCTGGACCACCGGGGCGAGCCGCTGGTGCTCCAGGTGAAGGAGGCCCGCCCCTCGGTGCTGCTGCCGCACCTGCCCGCGCTGGGCTTCCACGCGCCGGCGGAGGAGCACGAGGGCCGCCGGGTGGTGGCCGGGCAGAAGCGGATGCAGGTGGTCTCCGACATCCTGCTGGGCTGGACCACCGTGGAGGGGCGGCCCTTCCAGGTGCGCCAGTTCCGCAACCGCAAGGGCAGCGTGGATCCGGCGGCGCTGGCCGTCGATCAGCTCGACGACTACGGCCGGATGACCGGCGCCCTGCTGGCCCGGGCGCACGCGCACAGCGCCGATCCGCGGCTGCTGGCCGGGTACTGCGGCAAGAACGAGGAGCTGGACGAGGCGGTCGCCGCCTTCGCCGTGGCCTACGCCGACCGGAGCGAGGCCGACCACGCGGACCTGGTGGCGGCGGTGCGGTCGGGGCGGGTCGCGGCGGAGTTCGGCGTCTGA
- the paaD gene encoding 1,2-phenylacetyl-CoA epoxidase subunit PaaD — protein MVSAGAGTTRLEAELAELAGSVPDPELPVLTLAELGVLRGVRMHEDGHAEVVLTPTYTGCPAIEAMSADIERVLTGHGIPEVRVTTVLSPAWSTDDISAEGRRKLAEFGIAPPRPHSADGPVPLTLSVRCPNCGSTDTELLSRFSSTACKALRRCVACREPFDHFKEL, from the coding sequence GTGGTGAGCGCGGGGGCCGGGACCACCCGCCTGGAGGCGGAGCTGGCCGAGCTGGCGGGCTCCGTCCCCGACCCCGAGCTGCCCGTGCTGACCCTGGCCGAGCTGGGCGTCCTGCGCGGGGTGCGGATGCATGAGGACGGACACGCCGAGGTGGTCCTCACCCCGACCTACACCGGCTGCCCGGCCATCGAGGCCATGTCCGCCGACATCGAGCGGGTCCTGACCGGCCACGGCATACCCGAGGTCCGGGTCACCACGGTCCTGTCCCCCGCCTGGTCCACCGACGACATCAGCGCCGAAGGCCGCCGCAAACTGGCCGAGTTCGGCATCGCCCCGCCCCGCCCGCACTCCGCGGACGGGCCGGTCCCGCTCACGCTGTCGGTCCGCTGCCCGAACTGCGGCTCGACCGACACCGAACTGCTCAGCCGGTTCTCCTCCACCGCGTGCAAGGCGCTGCGCCGCTGCGTCGCCTGCCGCGAACCGTTCGACCACTTCAAGGAGCTGTAG
- a CDS encoding rhodanese-like domain-containing protein: MNLGPLPSVDAGAVPAEGFVLDVREDDEWAAGHVEGALHVPMSDFVARFGEVTEAVADGRTAYVMCRVGGRSAQVTQYLVRQGIEAVNVDGGMQAWERAGRPMVTDTGNPAFVL; encoded by the coding sequence ATGAACCTCGGACCGCTTCCCTCGGTGGACGCCGGCGCGGTGCCCGCCGAAGGCTTCGTCCTCGACGTCCGTGAGGACGACGAATGGGCGGCCGGGCACGTCGAGGGCGCGCTGCACGTCCCGATGAGCGACTTCGTGGCGCGCTTCGGCGAGGTCACGGAGGCGGTCGCGGACGGCCGTACGGCGTACGTGATGTGCCGGGTGGGCGGCCGTAGCGCGCAGGTCACCCAGTACCTGGTGCGCCAGGGCATCGAGGCCGTCAACGTGGACGGCGGGATGCAGGCGTGGGAGCGCGCCGGGCGCCCGATGGTGACGGACACCGGGAACCCGGCCTTCGTGCTCTAG
- a CDS encoding 2Fe-2S iron-sulfur cluster-binding protein, with translation MAAPRHGAFHPLTVAAVDRLTDDSVALTLRVPEELREDYRHAPGQHLTLRRSAAEGAEIRRTYSICSPAPAPEGPGPDRLQVGVRLVEGGEFSTFAHKEVAAGDVLDVMVPAGRFVLEPAAAPRAAHYAAVVGGSGITPVLSIAASLLAARPDARFCLVRSDRTAASTMFLEEVADLKDRYPDRFQLVTVLSREEQEAGLPSGRLDEARLVSLLPALLPVAEVTGWFLCGPYGLVQGAERALAALGVVRTRVHEEIFHVEDTAPQAPARAASAPAHGRVTARLDGRSGTWPVQDGESLLDAVLRNRADAPYACKGGVCGTCRAFVVSGEVRMDRNFALEAEETEAGFVLACQSHAVTEEVEIDFDR, from the coding sequence ATGGCCGCACCCCGCCACGGCGCGTTCCACCCGCTGACGGTGGCGGCAGTCGACCGGCTCACCGACGACTCGGTGGCACTGACCCTCCGGGTGCCCGAGGAACTGCGCGAGGACTACCGCCACGCCCCCGGCCAGCACCTGACGCTGCGCCGCAGCGCCGCCGAGGGCGCCGAGATCCGCCGCACCTACTCGATCTGCTCCCCCGCCCCGGCCCCCGAGGGCCCGGGACCGGACCGGCTGCAAGTGGGCGTGCGGCTGGTGGAGGGAGGCGAGTTCTCCACGTTCGCGCACAAGGAGGTCGCCGCCGGGGACGTGCTGGACGTGATGGTCCCGGCCGGGCGGTTCGTGCTGGAGCCGGCCGCCGCCCCGCGGGCCGCGCACTACGCGGCGGTCGTCGGCGGCAGCGGCATCACCCCGGTGCTGTCGATCGCGGCCTCACTGCTGGCGGCCCGCCCCGACGCCCGGTTCTGCCTGGTCCGCAGCGACCGTACGGCGGCCTCGACGATGTTCCTCGAGGAGGTGGCCGACCTCAAGGACCGCTACCCCGACCGCTTCCAGCTGGTCACCGTGCTCTCCCGCGAGGAGCAGGAGGCCGGGCTGCCGTCCGGGCGGCTCGACGAGGCCCGCCTGGTCTCCCTGCTGCCGGCGCTGCTGCCGGTCGCCGAGGTGACCGGCTGGTTCCTGTGCGGCCCGTACGGGCTGGTGCAGGGCGCGGAGCGGGCCCTTGCCGCGCTCGGCGTCGTACGGACCCGGGTGCACGAGGAGATCTTCCACGTCGAGGACACCGCCCCGCAGGCCCCCGCCCGGGCCGCCTCCGCGCCGGCCCACGGCCGGGTGACCGCCCGGCTCGACGGCCGCTCCGGCACCTGGCCCGTCCAGGACGGCGAGTCCCTGCTGGACGCCGTGCTGCGCAACCGCGCCGATGCCCCGTACGCCTGCAAGGGCGGGGTGTGCGGCACCTGCCGGGCGTTCGTGGTGTCCGGCGAGGTGCGGATGGACCGCAACTTCGCGCTGGAGGCGGAGGAGACCGAGGCCGGCTTCGTACTGGCCTGCCAGTCCCACGCCGTTACGGAGGAAGTGGAGATCGACTTCGACCGGTAG
- a CDS encoding J domain-containing protein, with product MSEQTEHTAPEEPAVPADERPEARLERAVRAAEQALIEFEIAVETFRVEVENFSRLHHQKLGPMYSRLDELDALIAEAKAARSGDPEDLRRAQEARALVMPMPGVEELFHDWLGSDGISDDAAAMLTDRSVRPPQRVRPTEEVRRLYRELVRKAHPDLAQDEAERTRRDAFIARVNSAYGRGEERLLRELAEEWEAGPAPEEAPPSESEELYARLEWLAQRKELLSLVAKELEDSAIGAMLRMAPDDPDRLLEEIAEQLLAQVSEREAELAGYSAG from the coding sequence GTGAGCGAGCAGACCGAACACACCGCCCCCGAAGAGCCCGCCGTCCCCGCTGACGAGCGGCCCGAGGCGCGGCTGGAGCGCGCCGTCCGGGCCGCCGAGCAGGCGCTGATCGAGTTCGAGATCGCGGTGGAGACCTTCCGGGTGGAGGTCGAGAACTTCTCCCGGCTGCACCACCAGAAGCTCGGCCCGATGTACTCGCGGCTCGACGAGCTGGACGCGCTGATCGCGGAGGCGAAGGCGGCCCGCAGCGGCGATCCCGAGGACCTGCGGCGGGCCCAGGAGGCCCGCGCCCTGGTCATGCCGATGCCCGGCGTGGAGGAGCTGTTCCACGACTGGCTGGGCTCGGACGGGATCTCCGACGACGCGGCCGCGATGCTCACCGACCGGTCCGTGCGGCCGCCGCAGCGGGTGCGCCCCACCGAAGAGGTCCGGCGCCTGTACCGGGAGCTGGTCCGCAAGGCCCACCCGGACCTCGCCCAGGACGAGGCCGAGCGGACGCGCCGCGACGCCTTCATCGCCCGGGTCAACTCCGCCTACGGGCGCGGTGAGGAGCGGCTGCTGCGCGAGCTGGCCGAGGAGTGGGAGGCCGGCCCGGCGCCGGAGGAGGCTCCGCCGAGCGAGAGCGAGGAGCTCTACGCCCGGCTGGAGTGGCTGGCCCAGCGCAAGGAGCTGCTCTCGCTGGTGGCCAAGGAGCTGGAGGACAGCGCGATCGGCGCCATGCTGCGGATGGCCCCGGACGACCCGGACCGGCTGCTGGAGGAGATCGCGGAGCAGCTGCTGGCGCAGGTCTCCGAGCGCGAGGCCGAGCTGGCGGGGTACAGCGCCGGCTGA
- the paaB gene encoding 1,2-phenylacetyl-CoA epoxidase subunit PaaB, whose amino-acid sequence MTQNWPLWEVFVRSRRGLSHTHAGSLHAPDAEMALRNARDLYTRRNEGISIWVVPSTEITASSPDERDPFFAPSADKPYRHPTFYEIPEGVRHL is encoded by the coding sequence ATGACGCAGAACTGGCCCCTGTGGGAGGTGTTCGTGCGCTCGCGCCGCGGCCTCTCGCACACGCACGCGGGAAGCCTGCACGCCCCCGACGCGGAGATGGCCCTGCGCAACGCCCGGGACCTCTACACGCGGCGGAACGAAGGCATCTCGATCTGGGTGGTGCCCTCCACGGAGATCACCGCCTCCTCGCCGGACGAGCGGGACCCGTTCTTCGCCCCGTCCGCCGACAAGCCCTACCGGCACCCCACCTTCTACGAGATCCCCGAGGGGGTGCGCCACCTGTGA